From the genome of Plectropomus leopardus isolate mb chromosome 4, YSFRI_Pleo_2.0, whole genome shotgun sequence:
TTGTTAAGGTTTGTTTGAAGGAGTAGTTCGCCCCAAAACGATAGTTTCTTCATCAGTTACTCTTCGcgtgttatgttttttatgttattcGTGAGGAAGACTTTGTTTGTCTGGCAAGCCTCTACActaaacaaagaatccaaaaacggaAAACATTCttaatgaattgaagtaaaCAGAGCCCACATTTATTAACAGCAAAAATCACTTTACAGACCCTAACACAACTTGTGCAAAATAAACCAAGTGTCAATTATCCAGTTCTATGCTCACTACTTCCCAaacatatgatttttttttctaagacaTTCTAATTTGAAACACATCATtacaaacagtctcatgcatggCAGAGTGGCGTGCCTGGAACAACGTGTGTTTGAACTCTACTCAAGTAGAGCTCAAACATGGAGCTCAGGCACGCTCTCGCTATTCCATGGCAAAAGTGTTTgatattgtaacattttagcaaaaatgcatgtgcgCGGGATACaattggataaatgagacttggattatactgcactaGTTACgcgtgtgtgttgtttgtgtttgtaaacagatgttttgaaatagttttgcaTTTACCTCAATTCATGAAGTTTTTTGATTCTccattcactgtggaggcatgtgagaaagttttttcttcacaaattcatgtattattttgtgatttaatttattttgtgtacatactttttcttttttgctgatatctgtaaAACTGGAAGATGACACATGCTTTGAATTGTGATGGTGTCTTGTAATCCCAAGTGGTATGGGCCAGAAATGgcatgacacagaaataaaaactaactaactaactaagcAAACCCTGCTAAAGTATGAAAAACAGAACAGTACAAACTGTTAATTAAATACtaaagacaaagcaaaaaacaataatatctaaattaataataaatattgttaaacaagatttgtgtttgagttttaatctaaaaatgttGACTATGCTTGCAATAAAGTGCATTTTAAGTGTGAAAAATCGATGTAGAGCTTTTGGGTTTGTAAACATACCTTTGAGCATTGTGTGAAGATTTCACCTTATTCCCCATTAACAAACTAAACATGATCAATTATCACATCAGTTGCACGAAAAAGGCATTTCTAGCAGCCATCATCAGGCTGAGACTGCCACATTATTAATCTAATTCACTTTAATATAAGTGAGATAATCTGAGGACAAACGTGTGCATCTCACCTCGAGCAGCACACTGTCTACTAGCGGATTCAACTCTTCTGCTTTTCTCTGGCcctgagaaagagaaacaggaagCAAAGATGTGAGAACCATCATGACACTCAGTGTGCTCACTGAAAATCAGTGgttaggagaaaaaaacacaaaaacaacaaagacaaacatttaagGATAAGACTGGTGATATTTTAGATTTTCATTGCTgtcaaaaaaatccagaaataaACTACTGGCATGTGTGATGTACAGCAGCCTCACCCTGCCATAAACCTCCATTATATTCCAAAAactattcaaaacacaaaaaggagcCACATTGTTTCACTGAGTGACATTTTCCCTCATTACCGCAGAAGAATATGGTGTTGCTACTTCACCAGCCAGCAAGGTGCTCGACTTACAAAGGCTGAAATGTGAATAACAACTTGGCAACAATAGCTGACTTCCTGGAAGAATCTTTTAaatattatcttatcttatatattacattatattatattatattaacaaGAAGTCTGTACCTTTGTCAGTATAGATAAAGGGCCAACCTGTGGATGCTGCAACTCTGATACAAAAACTTGAAAACGGAATCATCCTCATCACCCTGAACATTTATCTTACCCATAAATGCTGTCCTGTTGCTATAAATACTCactagaaacacaaaatatgaagtAATCTTCTGTTGAATATTCCgaacaaatgcactatttactCTTAATTGAGAACTACTTCGACAAAACTACTgagacagttttaaaaaaaaaaaaaaaaatatatatctatatatatatatatatatatatatatatatatatatatatatatatatatatatatatgtttatttgtgaGCCAATCTACAGctcagttgccagaagaaaatgttggtattataaatttctgcaaatcataaatacttttttgtttcaaatgcATCATTATAACCGTTCTAAagtgtatatgagctgactttgtaaCGTGTCACTTGCACTCCGACAGCTCAGATCTGAAACTGTTCAAACATATTTATGAGCAACCAcactatatttatcatttatacTCGTAACctgtttatttcattgtataTATTCTGTGTCTTGGTTTGCACCTATTTACTATGTACCTTATTTTTTGCACCTTACTGTTAgctattatttgttttattttgtacgTTATGTAGTTTATATTCACTAcatattgcattttatgtttgctatacattttctttttctgctgtttttggtatATTGCACCCTTCGAACTTGAATGCTGCACAGCAATTTcctttgggataaataaagttgtgtCTTATCCTattttacagcacaaaaaacattctcatgtttgttttatttttggaaatgtcagaaaataattgtattttgggGAATGGTATGCAAGAAGTTAAAGTAAATACTGAGATATGAGTTCCCTAACAATTGTTTGGTGCTTTATCTGTGTAAAATATCTGAAGAACATTATTGCCAGAATGTTTGGCCAGTGATAGATATTTGATCAAATTACTGCTAGTAGCAAGCAAGAAAGCTACCAATAAGAACTGAGGTAATGACACCCCACCAGTGAAGAACCAATGGCTGACAATCGCAGAAGAAGTCTCTTGAATGGAAAAACTGACACGCATATTAAGACTACAAGAAGCACAACTGGGATGTCAGAAAGACAGACTGTttgagagtgagagacagacattttttatgagatttgttgtcaatttaaaaaaaaaaaaaaagaaccacacACAATCCTTTCACCTACCCCGACAAGAAGCAGCATATCAGAGAACTTCTTGGCCAAACACTCCACCTCCTTACACATGGCACATGTCaacctgaaataaaaatgtacgtTTAAGCAAAGCTCTCTCCTCGCACATAATGTGctgcctctcacacacagactctcacacacacacacacacggactcacacacacacacacacacacacacacacacacacacacacacacacacacacacacacacacacacacacacacacacacacctggtgaGGATGTGTGCCTGGTCTCTGGCTGGTTTCTCAAGGTCCTGGCCATGGAGGATGAGCTCTGCCACCTTGTGGAGCTGCTCGATACTGCGGGCCGTCACCTCTGCCAGACTGCCCACTGATGACAGGTAGACAGCCTGGAGAGAAGGGggagagaacacacacacacacacacacacacacacacactgtaatctGTATTCAGAGTAACTGTATTAAATcaacagcaggaggagagggagattAAATTAACAGACTAAAGAAAAAGTCTCTCCTGTCACGTAACATTGTTGAGTTGACCTCACCTCTACAGATCTGGggtccttctctttctccttctcttcttcctctcctccctttgcCTCCTCCCCCTGGGCCTTctccccctgctcctctccgttttccctcttctcctccttaTCGTTCTCTCCAGGTGAGGCCTCTCCTGCCGGCTGGTCCTGTGTTTCCTTGCCAACCGTCTCCGTAGTGACAGGCTGTTCCACATCGCTCACCCAATCATGGGCCCTCATCCGAGCCTGGAGGTGCATAATTACCAGCCATCAGCTCAGCGTGGTGAGAGATCGCCATCCTGATGTATGCTAATCAGATGCGTATACACGATTATATGCTAATGCTGGCTCCATACATGTGAATTTGAATATGCAGCAGGACTTCAAAGGTGAGAACTTTTATATACTGTCTAAGACTGCAGCAGGAGAGAGTGGAGcctatgggtgtgtgtgtgtgtgtgtgtgtgtgtgtgtgtgtgtgtgcgcatatgTGAGACTCACCTTGTTGAGTTTATCAGGTGTTGCAGCGACATGAAgctcaaacagcagctcagtgaGAATGCTAACAAACTCCTCGCCGTCAGCCGctggcagaaaaacacaatcacacacgcacagacacgcacacacatacacgtcaTGTCAGTATACTTCACTTTACACAGCATATGTTGAAGCCATGGATGCATAAGCTGTAGAATGAGAGCAGATTTGTATGGCGTGCAATGGTTTGCTTTCCCCCATGCTGAGATCATAAAGTTAATATTGTTGTTTGCCTTCAGCTAAACAGCACAACAGAGATTTCCTTCACTTCTCATTCTTCTTTTCCTGCCAAATTTAATTTAGACTTGAACAAAATGTCCAATTAGATCTCAATGTTCAAAGCACACATGCAGATTAATTGTTTTGAATCTGTGATGTGTTGTGAATGTGTCAGTGGCCCCTGAACACCAACACTGGATCAGGCACCGTGTTATAAACCCTTCAGGTAAAGGGACAACAGTCAGCTTTGAGCTCTGCGCTGCTGTGACATCGCCCGAGGGCACCTGTCGCACAGCATACGTTTACATACAGTCTTTCAAATGTCAAGCGACAAGTGTCTGGTGAGATATGATAAAAACCAACACTTGGCATCACATGACATCCCCTCGACACTGAATTTCACTTTGgcagaacattttctttttcttgaaatgACAGTGACAATATATCAGGAACAAAACGCCTCCAACACCACTTCCCAGAAGGCGTCAAGGTTTTCCAGGCAAACAGGAATAGTAATTTGTGTATGTTGACACTGAATcagttaatattattttagaaaacacagtcaaagtggattttcaaacttttctaACTCTTAACTTCATATAAACCCCCCTTTTAACCCCTGAAACTGAATTCCTACTTGGTGCAAGGCTGCTGCTCTGTTCCTGACACTGACCCAGAGAGGACGGGGACAACTGGAAAGAGATTTCACAAGCAGAGTCATTTGGGATGAAAAGGACTGTTGCAGTGTTGCAGTGCACTTACTGTGACTTCCAGGTTAACCATAGTGACAGCCAAAAAGCTGTTAAGCCTGTCAGTCATGTTAGTTAACTGTGACAGTCATCTGCTTGTATGAGTGTATAAATATTATTAGGAGGGAGAGGGAGTcagaaatgaattaatttttttggtgctgAGGCGAGGATCGTGTGCGACTTTATAAGGGGAGATGAGGTAGGCTTTTAAACTTCTTCCTCATCTCTGATTGGTTAGCTCATTTAGTTGCATTAACAACCATTTAactcagttttttaaatctattttgcatgtttgctataaatgtattaatgacCATATTGTCTTGACAATGTAGTATTGCATtacaaacattcaaacattgATGTTGTAGATGAAAACACTGCTGAAGGAGCGTGCAATTATAACATTACTTggacataaaaataaaggtcTTTACTGTGATGGATGGTGATGGTAATCATGTTAGATCCGACAAGGACTGGCTGCTTGGAAAATTCTTCATATGCTTTggaaaatgcataaatacagAGCACAGCTTGAAGTCACATACTAAGTAAAATGATGGATGGAAAATGCACACCAAAGTGAAATATCAGCTCTGATCCTAAACTTCTGATTTACAGTCTGGACTAATGTCCCTTTGTCAGAGCTCAAACGGAAACAAGGCCAACTGATCCTGGGTCAGTGCTCAGGGAGCGCCTCTACCTCCAGCAGGTCTGGCGGCTGGTTTGGGTCACTCACATAGGGGGGTAGAACAGTGTAATTGGGAACTTAGATCACCGTTATCCTTcgtctgtcctcctcctccttcttcatttccctcctcctctccttccttctcttcctctctcttgaTGAAGATGTTCTTAATGAAAatcagctccttcttcacctcctcctgctcctcttcagACAGGGAGGAAAGGAAGGCCTGGACCTAGGAGCAGATATGAAGTATATAAATCTAAAAAGACTGTTTCTCAGATGTACTCGATATTCGTCACACTTCCGACCTACCTTGGCCTCGCTCTCATTGGACAGGATCTCCAGGGCCTCCAGGTGTGACAGGCCCTGGTAGTCGTCAAACAGAATGCCGTAGTGAGCAGTGGGCGCGCTGATTGGCTGGTTGCCCAGACGTGCCCGCTCTTTCTCTTTGGCTTCTTTCAACATCTGTAAAAACCACAGCAAAACCTTAATGTAATGCCACTGCAGAGTGGTCAGTTTAGAGGCCTGAAAAGCACCAAATCATTCcacccacgcagacacacaaTACATTATTTATCTGATAGGAGGAGATGTATTGGTTTTCTGTGAGCGtctgaacgtgtgtgtgtgagctttgAGAGTGTGTCTACATGCCTGACTCAGAGATGCAGTCTTCTGCATCAGAACCTTGGTCTTTTTGAAACCCGGGTCACTCTCGGCAAGAACGGTCATGGTTTTCTTTCCAATGAACTCCAAGGCGTCCAAACCTCCACTGATCACTGACTTACCCtgaagagagacagggagggtCCAACAGAGAAATCAATGATATGAAATaggaataataaaaacaaaaataataaaaggaaaatgatgATATGGTACAAAGTCTAAATTTTGACTTACCGAGTGAAGATTATTAGATGCTGGAAAAATCCTCTGATTAAATGATGACATTACTTTTGCCTCAACAAACATTATGGAGCAGCAAGTCGATATCATGATGAAAGGagtcctttttgttttgttttgactcatttaaatattctttaaattaaattattaaatcatCAATTTATGTTGTGAGGTGCTATTTCAAAATTCTGATTGATAACCACAGTACATATGTGGAGCTGCTGATAGCAACCCCTGCCTGCAGAGTACAATAGCCGACTTAACACTATTGATGAGTATTTTAACTACTCCCCATGCTATGAAGGCTCATTCTTTTATGTAAAACTTGAAgagattgatttaaaaaaaataggaattaaaaaaaattctcactccactcaggaaaaaaaaattgttattcaAAGTTCCTCATTCCATCTGCCATCAGGCTATTAAACCTCGACAGTAGTGTCTGGgaatgaacattttattttcttatccTGGGTATTCACTGCTTGTGCGTCCTTTACCTTGCAACcttatttattcacttatttcTTGGTTGGATGGTCTGTAGACTGTAAAAAACTGAATTGCCCTCTGGGATACATAAGGTtgtttgaactgaactgaactgaactgaactgaactgaattgaattgaattgaattgaattgaattgaattgaattgaattgaattgaactgaactgaattgaactgaactgaactgaattgaattgaattgaattgaattgaattgaactgaactgaacaaaaCTGAACTGAGTATTACAGATACCTCTGATATAGGTATTGGCAAATACAGTGTGAGTCTGTGCATCAGTACCACGTACTGGTCAGCAGTGTTATATATGTGATCGAGATACTCTACTAGAAACTTAATTAAAATGGACtctgtttcatcttttttttttggcttcttgACATGGAAATTGGTTAGTTCTATACAGCGGTTAAAcgctatttatttttttgaacacAATGGCATTGAAAGAAGGAACTAAATGGAACATCTATAATAATAAGAAGGCAATATTCTGACTTACCGAGTGAAAACTCTACACACCAAAACATAATTATGTGACTGTAAGTCACAACTGAGATAGTACTGTATTGGTCCGAATAAAAGATGGatataacataacaaaaaattaaagaacTGGACTGATGTATCAGTGAAAAAGTACAGTAtcttttaaccatttgaaacctacttttcttgtgctgctttttgaCGCcctcacaaatatttaaccctttgaactctgggTAAATCGGtgcaatttctctcaaaaacatggggaaaagggcaacaagcaacttggcgGGGAATGTTCCAGGAATTGCAAGggaaagctagggaaaaatgtctagaggAAAAACAACTAggtaaaaactatatatataattgctataacaacatatttaaaattatatttcagaattattataaaattttaaacaccttttcctggtcatttctttgttgttgttgttttttttttttttaatttatttattttttttatattttgtgtattgCTTACTAAcatcttgctaatttttgggttattttttatttttttgttaattgttcattgctttcttcacatgtttttccatttttggctGTAGCTTATCATTATGAGGTAAATGTTAATTGCACAATGTAAAGGCTGCAGAATGATGGCCCTTATCAGTGTTTAGCTTGGTTTTCCATGAGTCTTGCTTTCTCTGGGCAATTCTGTCCACCACCAGGTGTGATCTCCCAGGCTCAATTTACGGCTCAAAGGAAGAACGTCAACCactgtgcaacaaaaaaaaaagatttgttttctttggaaGCCATCGGTAGCTATCCCCAGTTAGTATAGAGTATCAGTGTAGGTTCAAAGGAAGAACGTCAACCactgtgcaacaaaaaaaaaagatttgttttctttggaaGCCATCGGTAGCTATCCCCAGTTAGTATAGAGTATCAGTGTAGGTTCTTTGCAGTTACTATTTCTAGTCATGGAAATGGTGGACGGTGGAAGAACTGAAGTAACGGTGGAAACTGTGGTAGTTGCTCGGCTCTGACGAAAACAGAAAGTTTTGGATGTCTTTGCAGTAGCGGTGCCAACAATAATACTACTTGGAAATGCTAAGGGGGAAAAGttgaaaagttgtctgtttctACTTTAACTTATAATAAAAAAGGTGACTTGCTGTCTcatcattttgacttttaaaaccaaaaattttaattacAGTGTATTGACATTTAAACCTTCGAAACCtagatcgacatcagttttcttgtggtgaattcagacacctttcgcaagctatttaaccctttgaaacctgagcaaactggtttgatttcattcaaaaacatgcaggggaaaaaagcaatgaccaactttgcaagaagtgtcccacaaactgcaataaattagtagaaggtgacaagaaaatcaccttaaaaatTAGCACTATTCAAAAATTATCCTCCCATAAACTGCCCATAAAACTATGTTAtgataatttcatatttaaattgaTGACacggaaaaaaatataataaaatgtataaaatacatacatcTAATTTTCAGAACTTTTGGGTAGTTTTCTTTTCTAGTTtgttattgggtttttttttcagatcttctcctgtgcggagtttgcatgttctccccgtgtctgcgtgggttctctccggggtctccggcttcctcccacagtccatagacatgcagctcaggctaattggtgactctaaactgcccttaggtgtgactgtgagtgtgtacggttgtctgtctatatgtgtcggccctgcgatggtctggcgacctgtccagggtgtaccccaccttccgcccgatgacagctgggattggctccagcccccccgcgacccttacgaggacaagcggttacagaaaatgaaaatgatgattcttgtaacctttttactatttatttattcatttatttcatttcaaatttttgggccatgtcttgttaagttgtttttgaaggaaatcaagcaaatttgatcaggtttcaaagggataagaGGCTACATCCCGAAAACAAGATGACCCCACTTTATATGGATgtatttccaaaacaaaaaccaaaaaaacaagactctCCACATTTACACAGTTTTTACAGATGATCGCCACATTCGGCCTATACTGCACAATAAGTGTGTTCAGCCCACGAGGAGAGGTAATATATATCTTAGTAagtcaaacatttaaattcagttcAAGGTATAAGtacaagggtgtgtgtgtgtgtgtgtgtgtgtgtgtgtgtgt
Proteins encoded in this window:
- the fam114a1 gene encoding protein NOXP20 isoform X1, which codes for MSQTDPDPSADMTPPPTQPPHTDPGSHQDVPEAPALPSAPLQPPLIPENLDLPKSTAKETTTEDTPTTMSTSEGLTDQSEAAAKGQVIVCDQPVSLEPDAEAAEEDVERSLQEKEKGWGGWSSWGKSLLSSATSSVGQSLTSVKTKAGEALRLHRTSVGEEAREEEEGTEEEEKKEGGGESGETDLSSSGESSVSAAAPGRGVLSTITHAVQNTGKSVISGGLDALEFIGKKTMTVLAESDPGFKKTKVLMQKTASLSQMLKEAKEKERARLGNQPISAPTAHYGILFDDYQGLSHLEALEILSNESEAKVQAFLSSLSEEEQEEVKKELIFIKNIFIKREEEKEGEEEGNEEGGGGQTKDNGDLSSQLHCSTPLSADGEEFVSILTELLFELHVAATPDKLNKARMRAHDWVSDVEQPVTTETVGKETQDQPAGEASPGENDKEEKRENGEEQGEKAQGEEAKGGEEEEKEKEKDPRSVEAVYLSSVGSLAEVTARSIEQLHKVAELILHGQDLEKPARDQAHILTRLTCAMCKEVECLAKKFSDMLLLVGGQRKAEELNPLVDSVLLEGSNSTNYIENALQLLLPVLQISHIQSQHCQPTTEPAAQTQH
- the fam114a1 gene encoding protein NOXP20 isoform X2, producing the protein MSQTDPDPSADMTPPPTQPPHTDPGSHQDVPEAPALPSAPLQPPLIPENLDLPKSTAKETTTEDTPTTMSTSEGLTDQSEAAAKGQVIVCDQPVSLEPDAEAAEEDVERSLQEKEKGWGGWSSWGKSLLSSATSSVGQSLTSVKTKAGEALRLHRTSVGEEAREEEEGTEEEEKKEGGGESGETDLSSSGESSVSAAAPGRGVLSTITHAVQNTGKSVISGGLDALEFIGKKTMTVLAESDPGFKKTKVLMQKTASLSQMLKEAKEKERARLGNQPISAPTAHYGILFDDYQGLSHLEALEILSNESEAKVQAFLSSLSEEEQEEVKKELIFIKNIFIKREEEKEGEEEGNEEGGGGQTKDNAADGEEFVSILTELLFELHVAATPDKLNKARMRAHDWVSDVEQPVTTETVGKETQDQPAGEASPGENDKEEKRENGEEQGEKAQGEEAKGGEEEEKEKEKDPRSVEAVYLSSVGSLAEVTARSIEQLHKVAELILHGQDLEKPARDQAHILTRLTCAMCKEVECLAKKFSDMLLLVGGQRKAEELNPLVDSVLLEGSNSTNYIENALQLLLPVLQISHIQSQHCQPTTEPAAQTQH